The following coding sequences are from one Rhineura floridana isolate rRhiFlo1 chromosome 2, rRhiFlo1.hap2, whole genome shotgun sequence window:
- the RAPSN gene encoding 43 kDa receptor-associated protein of the synapse isoform X3, whose translation MGQDQTKQQIEKGLQLYQSNQTEKALQVWLKVLEKSTDAAGRFRVLGCLITAHSEMGRYKDMLKFAVVQIDTARELEDPDYLAESYLNLARSNEKLCEFQKTISYCKTCLNMQGTTMSLQLNGQVSLSMGNAYLGLSIFQKALECFEKALRYAHHNDDKMLECRVCCSLGNFYTQLKDYEKALFFPCKAAELVNDYGKGWSLKYRAMSQYYMAVAYRKLGRLADAMECCEESMKIALQHGDRPLQAQCLLCFADIHRSHADVQTAYPRYDSSMSIMTEIGNRLGQIQVLLGVAKCWVIQKELDKALASLEKAHELAEGLGNKLGLLKIHCLCEGIYRTKGQQRELRKHVLKRFVKEPAIKKPWNDNQEGG comes from the exons ATGGGTCAAGACCAGACAAAGCAGCAGATAGAAAAAGGACTCCAACTTTACCAGTCCAACCAGACAGAAAAGGCCCTACAAGTCTGGTTGAAAGTTTTGGAAAAGAGCACAGACGCTGCTGGCAGGTTTCGAGTTCTGGGGTGTCTCATCACTGCTCACTCAGAGATGGGCAGGTACAAAGACATGCTAAAG TTTGCAGttgtgcagattgacacagcccGGGAGCTGGAAGATCCAGACTACCTTGCAGAGAGCTACCTGAATCTGGCACGGAGCAATGAGAAGCTCTGTGAATTCCAAAAAACCATATCCTATTGTAAGACTTGCCTGAACATGCAAGGAACCACAATGAGCCTGCAACTCAATGGCCAAGTCAGCCTCAGCATGGGCAATGCCTACCTTGGTCTCAGCATCTTCCAGAAGGCTCTGGAGTGTTTTGAGAAAGCCCTACGCTACGCACACCACAATGATGACAAGATGCTTGAGTGCCGTGTCTGTTGCAGCTTGGGCAATTTCTACACACAACTCAAG GACTATGAGAAAGCCCTGTTCTTCCCATGCAAGGCAGCTGAGCTGGTGAACGATTATGGAAAGGGCTGGAGTCTAAAGTACCGAGCAATGAGTCAGTACTACATGGCTGTGGCCTATCGGAAGCTGGGACGCTTGGCTGATGCAATGGAATGCTGCGAG GAGTCAATGAAGATTGCCCTTCAGCATGGAGATCGTCCTTTGCAGGCACAATGCCTTCTCTGCTTTGCTGATATCCACCGCAGCCACGCAGATGTACAG ACAGCATACCCACGCTATGATTCCTCAATGAGCATCATGACCGAGATTGGAAACCGTCTGGGACAGATTCAGGTGCTCTTGGGTGTGGCCAAGTGCTGGGTTATTCAGAAGGAACTGGACAAG GCGCTAGCAAGCCTTGAGAAGGCTCATGAGCTTGCAGAAGGGCTAGGAAACAAG CTTGGACTGCTGAAGATTCACTGCCTGTGTGAAGGGATCTATCGCACAAAGGGGCAGCAGCGGGAGCTCCGCAAACATGTG ctaaagagatttgtcaaagaaccagcaattaagaaaccctgg aatgacaatcaagaaggcggttga
- the RAPSN gene encoding 43 kDa receptor-associated protein of the synapse isoform X2, which translates to MGQDQTKQQIEKGLQLYQSNQTEKALQVWLKVLEKSTDAAGRFRVLGCLITAHSEMGRYKDMLKFAVVQIDTARELEDPDYLAESYLNLARSNEKLCEFQKTISYCKTCLNMQGTTMSLQLNGQVSLSMGNAYLGLSIFQKALECFEKALRYAHHNDDKMLECRVCCSLGNFYTQLKDYEKALFFPCKAAELVNDYGKGWSLKYRAMSQYYMAVAYRKLGRLADAMECCEESMKIALQHGDRPLQAQCLLCFADIHRSHADVQTAYPRYDSSMSIMTEIGNRLGQIQVLLGVAKCWVIQKELDKALASLEKAHELAEGLGNKLGLLKIHCLCEGIYRTKGQQRELRKHVLKRFVKEPAIKKPWVSHSFLFYSRS; encoded by the exons ATGGGTCAAGACCAGACAAAGCAGCAGATAGAAAAAGGACTCCAACTTTACCAGTCCAACCAGACAGAAAAGGCCCTACAAGTCTGGTTGAAAGTTTTGGAAAAGAGCACAGACGCTGCTGGCAGGTTTCGAGTTCTGGGGTGTCTCATCACTGCTCACTCAGAGATGGGCAGGTACAAAGACATGCTAAAG TTTGCAGttgtgcagattgacacagcccGGGAGCTGGAAGATCCAGACTACCTTGCAGAGAGCTACCTGAATCTGGCACGGAGCAATGAGAAGCTCTGTGAATTCCAAAAAACCATATCCTATTGTAAGACTTGCCTGAACATGCAAGGAACCACAATGAGCCTGCAACTCAATGGCCAAGTCAGCCTCAGCATGGGCAATGCCTACCTTGGTCTCAGCATCTTCCAGAAGGCTCTGGAGTGTTTTGAGAAAGCCCTACGCTACGCACACCACAATGATGACAAGATGCTTGAGTGCCGTGTCTGTTGCAGCTTGGGCAATTTCTACACACAACTCAAG GACTATGAGAAAGCCCTGTTCTTCCCATGCAAGGCAGCTGAGCTGGTGAACGATTATGGAAAGGGCTGGAGTCTAAAGTACCGAGCAATGAGTCAGTACTACATGGCTGTGGCCTATCGGAAGCTGGGACGCTTGGCTGATGCAATGGAATGCTGCGAG GAGTCAATGAAGATTGCCCTTCAGCATGGAGATCGTCCTTTGCAGGCACAATGCCTTCTCTGCTTTGCTGATATCCACCGCAGCCACGCAGATGTACAG ACAGCATACCCACGCTATGATTCCTCAATGAGCATCATGACCGAGATTGGAAACCGTCTGGGACAGATTCAGGTGCTCTTGGGTGTGGCCAAGTGCTGGGTTATTCAGAAGGAACTGGACAAG GCGCTAGCAAGCCTTGAGAAGGCTCATGAGCTTGCAGAAGGGCTAGGAAACAAG CTTGGACTGCTGAAGATTCACTGCCTGTGTGAAGGGATCTATCGCACAAAGGGGCAGCAGCGGGAGCTCCGCAAACATGTG ctaaagagatttgtcaaagaaccagcaattaagaaaccctgggtgagtcatagctttctcttttattcacggagctaa
- the RAPSN gene encoding 43 kDa receptor-associated protein of the synapse isoform X4 — protein sequence MPTGHQPNKHMQKIWMMSNFAVVQIDTARELEDPDYLAESYLNLARSNEKLCEFQKTISYCKTCLNMQGTTMSLQLNGQVSLSMGNAYLGLSIFQKALECFEKALRYAHHNDDKMLECRVCCSLGNFYTQLKDYEKALFFPCKAAELVNDYGKGWSLKYRAMSQYYMAVAYRKLGRLADAMECCEESMKIALQHGDRPLQAQCLLCFADIHRSHADVQTAYPRYDSSMSIMTEIGNRLGQIQVLLGVAKCWVIQKELDKALASLEKAHELAEGLGNKLGLLKIHCLCEGIYRTKGQQRELRKHVVKFHECVEEMELYCGMCGESIGDKNHQLQALPCSHVFHIKCLQTNRTRGCPNCRRSSVKPGFV from the exons atgcctactggtcaccagcccaacaagcACATGCAAAAGATCTGGATGATGAGCAAT TTTGCAGttgtgcagattgacacagcccGGGAGCTGGAAGATCCAGACTACCTTGCAGAGAGCTACCTGAATCTGGCACGGAGCAATGAGAAGCTCTGTGAATTCCAAAAAACCATATCCTATTGTAAGACTTGCCTGAACATGCAAGGAACCACAATGAGCCTGCAACTCAATGGCCAAGTCAGCCTCAGCATGGGCAATGCCTACCTTGGTCTCAGCATCTTCCAGAAGGCTCTGGAGTGTTTTGAGAAAGCCCTACGCTACGCACACCACAATGATGACAAGATGCTTGAGTGCCGTGTCTGTTGCAGCTTGGGCAATTTCTACACACAACTCAAG GACTATGAGAAAGCCCTGTTCTTCCCATGCAAGGCAGCTGAGCTGGTGAACGATTATGGAAAGGGCTGGAGTCTAAAGTACCGAGCAATGAGTCAGTACTACATGGCTGTGGCCTATCGGAAGCTGGGACGCTTGGCTGATGCAATGGAATGCTGCGAG GAGTCAATGAAGATTGCCCTTCAGCATGGAGATCGTCCTTTGCAGGCACAATGCCTTCTCTGCTTTGCTGATATCCACCGCAGCCACGCAGATGTACAG ACAGCATACCCACGCTATGATTCCTCAATGAGCATCATGACCGAGATTGGAAACCGTCTGGGACAGATTCAGGTGCTCTTGGGTGTGGCCAAGTGCTGGGTTATTCAGAAGGAACTGGACAAG GCGCTAGCAAGCCTTGAGAAGGCTCATGAGCTTGCAGAAGGGCTAGGAAACAAG CTTGGACTGCTGAAGATTCACTGCCTGTGTGAAGGGATCTATCGCACAAAGGGGCAGCAGCGGGAGCTCCGCAAACATGTGGTTAAGTTTCATGAATGTGTGGAAGAAATGGAGCTTTACTGTGGCATGTGTGGTGAATCTATTGGAGACAAGAACCACCAGCTCCAGGCATTGCCCTGCTCCCACGTCTTCCATATAAA ATGCCTCCAGACCAACAGGACACGCGGCTGCCCCAATTGCCGGCGCTCATCAGTTAAACCAGGATTTGTGTGA
- the RAPSN gene encoding 43 kDa receptor-associated protein of the synapse isoform X1 codes for MGQDQTKQQIEKGLQLYQSNQTEKALQVWLKVLEKSTDAAGRFRVLGCLITAHSEMGRYKDMLKFAVVQIDTARELEDPDYLAESYLNLARSNEKLCEFQKTISYCKTCLNMQGTTMSLQLNGQVSLSMGNAYLGLSIFQKALECFEKALRYAHHNDDKMLECRVCCSLGNFYTQLKDYEKALFFPCKAAELVNDYGKGWSLKYRAMSQYYMAVAYRKLGRLADAMECCEESMKIALQHGDRPLQAQCLLCFADIHRSHADVQTAYPRYDSSMSIMTEIGNRLGQIQVLLGVAKCWVIQKELDKALASLEKAHELAEGLGNKLGLLKIHCLCEGIYRTKGQQRELRKHVVKFHECVEEMELYCGMCGESIGDKNHQLQALPCSHVFHIKCLQTNRTRGCPNCRRSSVKPGFV; via the exons ATGGGTCAAGACCAGACAAAGCAGCAGATAGAAAAAGGACTCCAACTTTACCAGTCCAACCAGACAGAAAAGGCCCTACAAGTCTGGTTGAAAGTTTTGGAAAAGAGCACAGACGCTGCTGGCAGGTTTCGAGTTCTGGGGTGTCTCATCACTGCTCACTCAGAGATGGGCAGGTACAAAGACATGCTAAAG TTTGCAGttgtgcagattgacacagcccGGGAGCTGGAAGATCCAGACTACCTTGCAGAGAGCTACCTGAATCTGGCACGGAGCAATGAGAAGCTCTGTGAATTCCAAAAAACCATATCCTATTGTAAGACTTGCCTGAACATGCAAGGAACCACAATGAGCCTGCAACTCAATGGCCAAGTCAGCCTCAGCATGGGCAATGCCTACCTTGGTCTCAGCATCTTCCAGAAGGCTCTGGAGTGTTTTGAGAAAGCCCTACGCTACGCACACCACAATGATGACAAGATGCTTGAGTGCCGTGTCTGTTGCAGCTTGGGCAATTTCTACACACAACTCAAG GACTATGAGAAAGCCCTGTTCTTCCCATGCAAGGCAGCTGAGCTGGTGAACGATTATGGAAAGGGCTGGAGTCTAAAGTACCGAGCAATGAGTCAGTACTACATGGCTGTGGCCTATCGGAAGCTGGGACGCTTGGCTGATGCAATGGAATGCTGCGAG GAGTCAATGAAGATTGCCCTTCAGCATGGAGATCGTCCTTTGCAGGCACAATGCCTTCTCTGCTTTGCTGATATCCACCGCAGCCACGCAGATGTACAG ACAGCATACCCACGCTATGATTCCTCAATGAGCATCATGACCGAGATTGGAAACCGTCTGGGACAGATTCAGGTGCTCTTGGGTGTGGCCAAGTGCTGGGTTATTCAGAAGGAACTGGACAAG GCGCTAGCAAGCCTTGAGAAGGCTCATGAGCTTGCAGAAGGGCTAGGAAACAAG CTTGGACTGCTGAAGATTCACTGCCTGTGTGAAGGGATCTATCGCACAAAGGGGCAGCAGCGGGAGCTCCGCAAACATGTGGTTAAGTTTCATGAATGTGTGGAAGAAATGGAGCTTTACTGTGGCATGTGTGGTGAATCTATTGGAGACAAGAACCACCAGCTCCAGGCATTGCCCTGCTCCCACGTCTTCCATATAAA ATGCCTCCAGACCAACAGGACACGCGGCTGCCCCAATTGCCGGCGCTCATCAGTTAAACCAGGATTTGTGTGA
- the RAPSN gene encoding 43 kDa receptor-associated protein of the synapse isoform X5 — MGQDQTKQQIEKGLQLYQSNQTEKALQVWLKVLEKSTDAAGRFRVLGCLITAHSEMGRYKDMLKFAVVQIDTARELEDPDYLAESYLNLARSNEKLCEFQKTISYCKTCLNMQGTTMSLQLNGQVSLSMGNAYLGLSIFQKALECFEKALRYAHHNDDKMLECRVCCSLGNFYTQLKDYEKALFFPCKAAELVNDYGKGWSLKYRAMSQYYMAVAYRKLGRLADAMECCEESMKIALQHGDRPLQAQCLLCFADIHRSHADVQTAYPRYDSSMSIMTEIGNRLGQIQVLLGVAKCWVIQKELDKALASLEKAHELAEGLGNKLGLLKIHCLCEGIYRTKGQQRELRKHVMPPDQQDTRLPQLPALIS, encoded by the exons ATGGGTCAAGACCAGACAAAGCAGCAGATAGAAAAAGGACTCCAACTTTACCAGTCCAACCAGACAGAAAAGGCCCTACAAGTCTGGTTGAAAGTTTTGGAAAAGAGCACAGACGCTGCTGGCAGGTTTCGAGTTCTGGGGTGTCTCATCACTGCTCACTCAGAGATGGGCAGGTACAAAGACATGCTAAAG TTTGCAGttgtgcagattgacacagcccGGGAGCTGGAAGATCCAGACTACCTTGCAGAGAGCTACCTGAATCTGGCACGGAGCAATGAGAAGCTCTGTGAATTCCAAAAAACCATATCCTATTGTAAGACTTGCCTGAACATGCAAGGAACCACAATGAGCCTGCAACTCAATGGCCAAGTCAGCCTCAGCATGGGCAATGCCTACCTTGGTCTCAGCATCTTCCAGAAGGCTCTGGAGTGTTTTGAGAAAGCCCTACGCTACGCACACCACAATGATGACAAGATGCTTGAGTGCCGTGTCTGTTGCAGCTTGGGCAATTTCTACACACAACTCAAG GACTATGAGAAAGCCCTGTTCTTCCCATGCAAGGCAGCTGAGCTGGTGAACGATTATGGAAAGGGCTGGAGTCTAAAGTACCGAGCAATGAGTCAGTACTACATGGCTGTGGCCTATCGGAAGCTGGGACGCTTGGCTGATGCAATGGAATGCTGCGAG GAGTCAATGAAGATTGCCCTTCAGCATGGAGATCGTCCTTTGCAGGCACAATGCCTTCTCTGCTTTGCTGATATCCACCGCAGCCACGCAGATGTACAG ACAGCATACCCACGCTATGATTCCTCAATGAGCATCATGACCGAGATTGGAAACCGTCTGGGACAGATTCAGGTGCTCTTGGGTGTGGCCAAGTGCTGGGTTATTCAGAAGGAACTGGACAAG GCGCTAGCAAGCCTTGAGAAGGCTCATGAGCTTGCAGAAGGGCTAGGAAACAAG CTTGGACTGCTGAAGATTCACTGCCTGTGTGAAGGGATCTATCGCACAAAGGGGCAGCAGCGGGAGCTCCGCAAACATGTG ATGCCTCCAGACCAACAGGACACGCGGCTGCCCCAATTGCCGGCGCTCATCAGTTAA
- the RAPSN gene encoding 43 kDa receptor-associated protein of the synapse isoform X6 produces MGQDQTKQQIEKGLQLYQSNQTEKALQVWLKVLEKSTDAAGRFRVLGCLITAHSEMGRYKDMLKFAVVQIDTARELEDPDYLAESYLNLARSNEKLCEFQKTISYCKTCLNMQGTTMSLQLNGQVSLSMGNAYLGLSIFQKALECFEKALRYAHHNDDKMLECRVCCSLGNFYTQLKDYEKALFFPCKAAELVNDYGKGWSLKYRAMSQYYMAVAYRKLGRLADAMECCEESMKIALQHGDRPLQAQCLLCFADIHRSHADVQTAYPRYDSSMSIMTEIGNRLGQIQVLLGVAKCWVIQKELDKALASLEKAHELAEGLGNKTFPIFPLHTAWTAEDSLPV; encoded by the exons ATGGGTCAAGACCAGACAAAGCAGCAGATAGAAAAAGGACTCCAACTTTACCAGTCCAACCAGACAGAAAAGGCCCTACAAGTCTGGTTGAAAGTTTTGGAAAAGAGCACAGACGCTGCTGGCAGGTTTCGAGTTCTGGGGTGTCTCATCACTGCTCACTCAGAGATGGGCAGGTACAAAGACATGCTAAAG TTTGCAGttgtgcagattgacacagcccGGGAGCTGGAAGATCCAGACTACCTTGCAGAGAGCTACCTGAATCTGGCACGGAGCAATGAGAAGCTCTGTGAATTCCAAAAAACCATATCCTATTGTAAGACTTGCCTGAACATGCAAGGAACCACAATGAGCCTGCAACTCAATGGCCAAGTCAGCCTCAGCATGGGCAATGCCTACCTTGGTCTCAGCATCTTCCAGAAGGCTCTGGAGTGTTTTGAGAAAGCCCTACGCTACGCACACCACAATGATGACAAGATGCTTGAGTGCCGTGTCTGTTGCAGCTTGGGCAATTTCTACACACAACTCAAG GACTATGAGAAAGCCCTGTTCTTCCCATGCAAGGCAGCTGAGCTGGTGAACGATTATGGAAAGGGCTGGAGTCTAAAGTACCGAGCAATGAGTCAGTACTACATGGCTGTGGCCTATCGGAAGCTGGGACGCTTGGCTGATGCAATGGAATGCTGCGAG GAGTCAATGAAGATTGCCCTTCAGCATGGAGATCGTCCTTTGCAGGCACAATGCCTTCTCTGCTTTGCTGATATCCACCGCAGCCACGCAGATGTACAG ACAGCATACCCACGCTATGATTCCTCAATGAGCATCATGACCGAGATTGGAAACCGTCTGGGACAGATTCAGGTGCTCTTGGGTGTGGCCAAGTGCTGGGTTATTCAGAAGGAACTGGACAAG GCGCTAGCAAGCCTTGAGAAGGCTCATGAGCTTGCAGAAGGGCTAGGAAACAAG acTTTCCCCATCTTCCCTCTCCACACAGCTTGGACTGCTGAAGATTCACTGCCTGTGTGA